From Mucilaginibacter rubeus, a single genomic window includes:
- a CDS encoding Hsp20/alpha crystallin family protein: MTLVKFNNNKRNNTLLPGVNDVFESIFNDTFFSDRMITRVPAVNISESENSYQVELAAPGLKKDDFKLNLERNQLTISVEQQSEQNDSQKSYNKREYSYSSFVRSFTLPDSADHSQIDASYTDGILRIDIAKRDEAKAVRRQIEIK, translated from the coding sequence ATGACCTTAGTTAAATTCAACAACAACAAACGCAACAACACATTATTACCAGGAGTTAATGATGTTTTCGAATCAATCTTTAACGACACATTTTTCAGCGACCGCATGATCACCCGAGTGCCGGCTGTTAATATCAGCGAAAGCGAGAATAGCTACCAAGTTGAACTGGCTGCACCGGGATTGAAAAAAGACGACTTCAAGTTGAATCTGGAACGCAACCAGCTCACCATTTCGGTTGAACAGCAGTCGGAACAAAATGACAGCCAAAAGAGCTATAACAAGCGCGAGTACAGTTACAGTTCATTTGTGCGTTCATTCACGCTGCCGGACAGCGCAGATCACAGTCAGATCGATGCTTCCTATACCGACGGTATCCTCCGCATTGATATTGCCAAACGCGACGAGGCCAAAGCGGTGCGCCGCCAGATCGAGATCAAATAA
- a CDS encoding FAD-dependent oxidoreductase, which translates to MATETQLITTRDGASQSPWQEPVLKAFPATKNDLVYDALVVGGGITGLTTALLLQEAGKQVILAEAHSPGFGTTGGTSAHINTFADTTYREAESAFGEDGAKLFAEAIAEGFALISSRQKDCDFESKPGYLYAETDNEVKQLDVIYRGAVKVGVPVAYTDQVPTPVPFKKALVWDRQAQFHPLKYLQDLQTAFLAAGGRVKINTLITGVETKDGIHVSGDIQAKAVVYATHMPPNINLFNFECAPYRSYVMAVKLKSGKYPEALIYDSQEPYHYVRSHVINGEELLLVGGLDHKTGHEAPDKAFANLDQYVRNYYSVSSVKYRWSSQYYVPVDGLPYIGQMPMAAEGIYCATGYNGNGMMLGSVAGKILSDMVRNQPNKYEKLFSPARIKPLDSFSEFVKENADVAYHFVADRVKVHETDSLKRLQPGTGKVVEVDGQKVAAYRDEAGNIHALNPVCTHAGCIVSWNGEEKSWDCPCHGARYDIRGKVLTGPATKDLLTLNINENK; encoded by the coding sequence ATGGCAACAGAAACTCAACTCATAACTACACGTGACGGCGCGTCACAAAGCCCCTGGCAGGAACCTGTGTTAAAAGCCTTTCCGGCTACGAAAAACGATCTTGTTTATGATGCTTTGGTGGTCGGCGGCGGGATCACAGGTTTGACCACGGCCCTTTTATTGCAGGAAGCGGGCAAGCAGGTCATTTTAGCCGAGGCACACTCACCGGGCTTTGGCACCACCGGCGGCACCAGCGCTCACATCAACACCTTTGCCGATACAACTTATCGCGAAGCAGAAAGTGCCTTTGGCGAAGACGGCGCTAAATTATTTGCTGAAGCCATCGCAGAAGGTTTTGCGCTGATCAGCAGCCGGCAAAAGGACTGCGATTTTGAAAGCAAACCCGGCTACCTCTATGCAGAGACCGACAATGAAGTGAAACAACTGGATGTGATCTACCGGGGGGCTGTTAAGGTCGGTGTACCCGTTGCGTATACCGATCAGGTTCCGACACCTGTACCGTTCAAAAAAGCCCTGGTTTGGGATAGACAGGCGCAGTTTCACCCGCTCAAATACTTGCAGGATTTGCAAACAGCGTTCCTGGCTGCAGGTGGAAGGGTCAAAATTAATACCCTGATCACCGGCGTTGAGACGAAAGACGGAATCCACGTTTCAGGCGACATACAGGCCAAAGCCGTTGTCTACGCCACGCACATGCCGCCTAACATTAATTTGTTCAATTTTGAATGCGCGCCTTACCGCAGTTACGTGATGGCGGTAAAACTCAAAAGCGGCAAATATCCCGAAGCACTGATCTACGATTCGCAGGAGCCGTATCATTACGTGCGCAGCCATGTTATTAACGGCGAAGAACTGCTATTGGTAGGTGGTTTGGATCACAAGACCGGCCACGAAGCCCCGGACAAGGCTTTCGCCAATCTCGATCAATACGTCCGCAATTATTATAGCGTTTCCTCTGTTAAATATCGCTGGTCATCACAATATTATGTACCCGTTGATGGCTTGCCATATATCGGACAAATGCCGATGGCGGCTGAAGGTATTTACTGCGCGACCGGCTATAACGGCAACGGAATGATGTTAGGTAGCGTCGCCGGTAAAATCCTCAGCGATATGGTCCGCAACCAACCGAATAAATACGAAAAACTGTTCAGCCCCGCGCGAATCAAGCCACTGGACAGCTTCAGCGAATTTGTCAAAGAGAATGCTGACGTGGCGTATCACTTCGTTGCCGACCGGGTAAAAGTTCACGAAACCGATTCGTTGAAAAGATTACAGCCTGGCACCGGCAAGGTGGTGGAAGTAGATGGACAAAAGGTCGCCGCCTACCGCGACGAAGCAGGAAACATTCATGCCCTAAACCCGGTCTGCACTCATGCAGGCTGTATCGTCAGCTGGAACGGCGAGGAGAAAAGCTGGGACTGCCCTTGTCACGGTGCGCGCTATGACATTCGCGGAAAAGTATTAACAGGGCCTGCAACAAAAGATCTTCTTACGCTCAATATCAATGAAAACAAATAA
- a CDS encoding zinc-dependent alcohol dehydrogenase, whose protein sequence is MKAAVFHKPGDIRYDTVEDPRLLEDSDVILKVTSTAICGSDLHILSGGVPQPEPMVMGHEFMGIVEEVGKGVKNLKKGDRVVVPFPISCGHCFFCQHDASPACENSNYKHYGPNGDIAGQKGAALFGYTDLYGGYSGGQAEYVRVPYADISPRVVPENMSDEQVLFLTDIFPTGWSAIDWAQLKGGEVVAIFGSGPVGLMAQKAAWINGASRVIAIDPLNYRLEKAKAVNKVETLNPHEVDVVEAIRAMTGGRGADVCVDAVGFEPERDILDKAKALFNFEVGSMKVLDTAFKAVRRMGTVSIVGVYGSTYDNFPLHRVFDKGITLKMGQAPVLNYIDHLIELVKTEKVVLDDIITHTLPLSEVTHGYEIFNKKEEDCVKVVLKPWEQRKETENKEPVKIEN, encoded by the coding sequence ATGAAAGCAGCAGTATTTCACAAACCCGGCGACATCCGCTATGACACGGTCGAAGACCCGCGTCTGCTGGAGGATTCAGACGTTATTTTAAAGGTCACCTCGACCGCGATCTGCGGTTCCGATCTGCATATTTTAAGCGGCGGCGTTCCGCAACCCGAACCCATGGTGATGGGCCATGAGTTTATGGGTATCGTGGAAGAAGTAGGTAAGGGGGTGAAGAATTTGAAGAAGGGCGACCGAGTGGTCGTTCCTTTTCCGATCTCCTGCGGGCATTGTTTCTTTTGCCAGCATGATGCATCGCCGGCCTGCGAGAATTCCAACTACAAACATTACGGCCCTAACGGCGACATAGCCGGTCAAAAAGGCGCAGCCTTATTTGGTTACACCGATCTGTATGGCGGTTATTCCGGTGGACAAGCGGAGTATGTACGTGTACCTTATGCGGACATCAGCCCAAGAGTGGTGCCGGAAAACATGAGCGATGAACAAGTATTGTTCCTGACCGATATTTTCCCTACTGGCTGGTCGGCCATCGACTGGGCGCAGTTAAAGGGCGGCGAAGTGGTAGCCATATTCGGCTCTGGCCCGGTAGGTTTGATGGCGCAAAAGGCGGCCTGGATCAACGGTGCCAGCCGGGTGATCGCGATCGATCCGCTGAACTATCGCCTGGAAAAAGCTAAAGCAGTTAATAAAGTCGAAACCCTGAACCCGCATGAAGTGGACGTAGTAGAAGCCATTCGCGCCATGACCGGCGGCCGGGGCGCGGACGTATGCGTGGATGCGGTGGGTTTTGAACCGGAGCGAGATATCCTGGACAAAGCCAAAGCGCTGTTCAATTTTGAAGTAGGCAGCATGAAAGTGCTGGATACGGCTTTTAAAGCGGTACGGCGCATGGGTACTGTTTCGATCGTAGGCGTATACGGTTCCACTTATGATAACTTCCCGTTGCACCGTGTTTTTGATAAAGGCATTACGCTGAAAATGGGCCAGGCACCGGTTTTGAATTATATCGATCACCTGATCGAACTCGTGAAAACCGAAAAAGTGGTACTGGACGATATCATCACTCATACGCTGCCGTTGAGCGAAGTAACCCACGGTTACGAGATTTTTAATAAGAAAGAGGAAGACTGCGTGAAGGTGGTACTTAAACCCTGGGAGCAGCGCAAAGAAACTGAAAACAAGGAACCTGTAAAGATCGAGAACTAA
- a CDS encoding histidine kinase dimerization/phospho-acceptor domain-containing protein yields MRKKDEFMSIASHELKTPVTSLKGSLQIPQRIARKSGRPLLKPVSPQPLIRLEAM; encoded by the coding sequence ATGCGTAAAAAGGATGAGTTTATGAGCATAGCCAGCCATGAACTGAAAACCCCGGTAACCAGTTTGAAAGGTTCTCTGCAGATCCCGCAACGCATAGCCAGGAAAAGTGGACGGCCTCTATTAAAACCCGTTTCACCGCAGCCGTTGATACGGTTGGAGGCTATGTAA
- a CDS encoding SDR family oxidoreductase — MNEENKVTRRQVVAGLGTALAAAAVSPAFAANGLHLKNADGPVKISDPTTLHPKPPFKSQPQPWPGLQSKMDPIPDCGETSYKGSGRLMGRKALITGGDSGMGRAAAIAYAREGADVAINYYPTEEPDAQEVIALIKKEGRKAIAIPGDLRSEEFCKSLVQKAIAGLGGLDIIVNNAGRQQSINSIVDVTTEEFDSTMKTNIYAPFWIIREALPHLPPGSAIIGTTSEQAYDPSPDLYAYAQTKAATMNYVKSLAKQLGPKGIRVNGVAPGPVWTALQISGGAQPEKQQMFGSWTMLGRPGQPAELASIYVQLAAADASFASGQVYGASGGVGQP; from the coding sequence ATGAATGAAGAAAATAAAGTGACCCGGCGCCAGGTGGTGGCCGGGTTAGGTACCGCGCTGGCGGCGGCGGCGGTATCACCCGCCTTTGCCGCTAACGGCTTGCATTTGAAAAATGCGGATGGCCCCGTGAAGATCAGCGATCCGACTACGCTTCACCCTAAACCGCCATTTAAGAGCCAGCCGCAGCCCTGGCCGGGTTTGCAGAGCAAAATGGACCCGATACCCGATTGCGGGGAAACCAGCTATAAGGGCTCCGGCCGTTTGATGGGACGCAAGGCTTTGATCACCGGTGGTGATTCGGGTATGGGGCGTGCGGCGGCTATCGCCTATGCCCGCGAGGGCGCAGACGTGGCAATCAACTATTACCCGACCGAAGAACCCGATGCGCAGGAAGTCATCGCCCTGATCAAAAAGGAAGGACGCAAAGCGATCGCCATTCCCGGCGATCTGCGCAGCGAGGAATTTTGTAAGTCTTTGGTGCAAAAAGCAATTGCGGGTTTGGGCGGTTTGGACATTATTGTCAATAATGCCGGAAGGCAGCAGTCGATCAATTCCATTGTGGATGTAACCACGGAGGAATTTGATTCGACGATGAAGACCAATATCTATGCGCCCTTCTGGATCATTCGCGAAGCGCTGCCGCATTTGCCGCCGGGATCAGCGATCATTGGTACGACCTCGGAACAGGCTTATGACCCTTCACCGGATCTTTATGCTTATGCGCAGACCAAAGCGGCAACGATGAACTACGTCAAATCATTAGCTAAACAATTAGGTCCGAAAGGCATCCGGGTGAACGGCGTGGCACCGGGGCCGGTCTGGACCGCTTTACAGATCAGCGGCGGCGCCCAGCCGGAAAAGCAGCAGATGTTCGGTAGCTGGACAATGCTGGGCAGACCGGGGCAGCCTGCTGAGCTGGCGTCTATCTATGTTCAATTGGCAGCCGCCGATGCCAGCTTTGCCAGCGGCCAGGTCTATGGGGCCTCGGGAGGGGTCGGTCAGCCATGA
- a CDS encoding PAS domain-containing protein: MDEEYAFLAGSGEHHELIKQTDWSATSLGEPNLWPDSLRSAISIVLNSGFPIAIYWGTDFSLIYNEPWSSIPGQKHPWALGKPGAQVWTEIWGGLKEEFDSVLYQGASYRRPDAPLYMHRFGYTEECYFDYTLSPIKAIDGSIGGVFNAVIETSFRVINDRRNQLLVALMNRKNEAHRLTEAVQIIKEVLQTAQADLPCFAIYGIRKNDHAAILASAGWDVDRLEPVSDGHVHDIHLIYPDDINHFWPEPLVEAYAAPIAHGDAEMQGQFVCGISARKRLDKDYSFFIESAALHIGTILNNSLAYELSKEFQNQQTLNQELAAANEELTATNEELNSTQENLYQLNAELEERVNKRTSELRLERDKLRRFFMNAPAGICILSGPQLIFELVNGPYQEFLPERELLGRPIFEALPEIEYQPIGDIIRNVYNSGETYQGNELLVPLTNPSGDLVDRFFNFTYQPRTDPSGATDGIMVFVYDVTELVRARKHSEKVESDLRDLVMNSHYPLMILRGPEYIVEIANRPLADFWYKELEEITGQKLMDILPELIDQPFPALLADVYKTGEPYGQEEEIFYVESETGRLTKYISFYYDPIKSPDGHVNGIIVTASDITEMVKSRHLLQESYSEQQSLTEEVAATNEELVTTNEELSETQRLLEQTITGLKQSEERFRFLLNAIPQQVWTAQPDGTLNYVNDVVRDDFGDDSNETIVGNGWRNYVHPDDLQGALEKWARSLHNGREYLTEFRLLFADGNYYWHLSRALPLIEEDRIVLWVGTNTNIHQQKTNEFKKDEFISIASHELKTPLTTIKAFFQLTQREINQQPRIQPLIGKAQRQLDRLGRLIDDLLDVSRINAGKMIYHKEEFNFKLMLREVVESMQHTTNTHQIMLATDCQVTYNGDQHRIEQVMVNLIGNALKYSPDADQVIVRCAQENQNLIVSVEDFGIGIPEEHLKGLFDRFYRVDNSSARYQGLGLGLFIAAEIVKRHGGSFWIESIPDKGSTFFFLLPLSGQQQFSDLSTDQQSYYEGSFISIRYQPDGHFMDVDWKGYQNYDSVVKGCETMLDLMKKNHCSLVLNNNSSVKGNWSEASDWGAEVWFPAMAKAGLKKFAWIYSPSTFSRIAAGKSLPSEYDTVKVAFFDDKETAVQWLLTR; encoded by the coding sequence GTGGACGAGGAATATGCTTTTTTAGCCGGGAGCGGCGAACATCATGAATTGATTAAACAAACCGACTGGTCAGCGACCAGTTTGGGCGAGCCAAATTTATGGCCGGACAGCTTAAGGTCAGCGATCAGCATTGTACTCAACTCCGGCTTTCCGATCGCAATATATTGGGGTACGGATTTCAGTCTGATTTACAATGAACCCTGGAGCTCGATCCCCGGACAAAAACATCCCTGGGCATTGGGTAAACCAGGTGCGCAAGTCTGGACAGAAATATGGGGGGGCCTAAAAGAGGAATTTGACTCGGTTTTATACCAAGGGGCATCTTACCGTCGCCCTGACGCTCCACTTTATATGCATCGGTTTGGTTACACGGAAGAATGTTATTTTGATTACACGCTTTCTCCCATCAAAGCAATAGATGGTAGTATTGGCGGTGTCTTTAATGCCGTGATAGAAACCAGCTTCCGAGTAATCAATGATCGCCGCAATCAGCTACTTGTCGCACTGATGAATAGGAAAAACGAGGCACACCGATTGACCGAAGCGGTGCAGATCATCAAAGAGGTTTTGCAAACGGCCCAGGCAGATCTCCCGTGCTTCGCAATTTATGGCATTCGAAAGAACGATCACGCAGCAATCCTGGCCTCCGCTGGCTGGGATGTCGATCGCTTAGAACCTGTTTCCGACGGTCACGTTCACGATATTCATTTGATATATCCCGATGACATCAATCATTTCTGGCCTGAACCCCTGGTAGAAGCTTATGCCGCACCAATTGCCCACGGGGATGCCGAAATGCAGGGGCAGTTCGTGTGCGGGATTTCTGCGCGCAAACGACTTGATAAGGATTATTCTTTTTTCATCGAAAGCGCAGCCTTGCACATCGGAACGATCCTGAATAACTCGCTGGCTTACGAACTTAGTAAGGAATTTCAAAATCAGCAAACGCTGAACCAAGAACTGGCTGCGGCAAATGAGGAACTCACCGCCACCAATGAAGAATTAAATTCCACTCAGGAAAATCTTTACCAGCTAAATGCTGAGCTGGAGGAACGTGTTAATAAGCGCACCTCAGAACTGCGTTTGGAGCGCGACAAATTACGACGCTTTTTTATGAATGCGCCCGCCGGTATTTGTATTTTGTCCGGCCCGCAACTCATTTTCGAACTGGTCAATGGCCCATACCAGGAATTTTTGCCGGAAAGGGAATTACTCGGGCGTCCAATATTTGAGGCCTTGCCGGAAATTGAATATCAGCCAATCGGTGACATCATCCGTAATGTTTATAACAGTGGAGAAACCTATCAGGGAAATGAACTTTTAGTACCGCTGACCAATCCTTCCGGCGATCTGGTAGACAGGTTTTTTAATTTTACCTATCAACCCCGTACTGACCCATCAGGCGCGACGGATGGTATTATGGTGTTCGTTTACGACGTTACTGAACTCGTTCGCGCACGCAAGCATTCTGAGAAGGTTGAATCCGATCTCCGGGACTTGGTGATGAATTCCCACTATCCGCTAATGATACTGCGCGGCCCCGAATATATAGTGGAGATCGCCAATCGCCCTTTGGCAGATTTCTGGTATAAAGAGCTCGAAGAAATTACCGGACAAAAACTCATGGATATTTTACCGGAATTGATCGACCAGCCTTTTCCTGCCCTACTGGCGGATGTTTATAAAACCGGAGAACCTTACGGGCAGGAAGAGGAAATATTTTATGTGGAAAGTGAAACAGGACGACTGACAAAATATATCAGTTTTTATTATGACCCGATCAAAAGCCCTGACGGGCATGTAAATGGTATCATCGTTACGGCTTCCGACATTACCGAAATGGTGAAATCGCGTCATTTGCTTCAGGAGAGCTACAGTGAACAACAATCCCTGACCGAAGAGGTGGCGGCCACTAACGAGGAACTGGTAACGACCAATGAGGAACTCAGCGAAACACAGCGTTTGTTAGAGCAGACGATTACCGGATTAAAGCAAAGCGAGGAAAGGTTTCGGTTTTTGCTGAATGCTATACCTCAGCAGGTTTGGACTGCCCAACCGGATGGGACGCTCAATTATGTTAATGATGTTGTTCGTGATGATTTTGGTGATGATTCCAATGAAACCATTGTGGGTAACGGTTGGCGGAATTACGTTCATCCGGATGATCTGCAAGGAGCCCTGGAAAAATGGGCCCGCTCGCTTCATAATGGCCGTGAATACCTGACCGAATTCCGTTTGCTTTTCGCTGACGGGAATTACTACTGGCATTTGTCACGTGCGCTGCCCCTGATCGAAGAAGACCGGATCGTATTGTGGGTGGGTACCAATACCAATATTCACCAGCAAAAGACCAACGAGTTCAAGAAGGATGAGTTTATCAGTATTGCCAGTCATGAGTTGAAAACGCCCTTGACTACCATCAAGGCATTTTTTCAATTGACGCAGCGGGAGATCAATCAGCAACCGCGCATCCAGCCGCTGATCGGCAAAGCGCAACGGCAACTGGACCGGCTTGGCCGACTTATCGATGACCTGCTTGATGTATCCCGCATCAATGCCGGGAAAATGATCTATCATAAGGAAGAATTTAACTTTAAGCTCATGTTGCGCGAGGTTGTTGAAAGTATGCAGCATACGACTAATACCCATCAGATTATGCTGGCCACGGATTGTCAGGTTACATACAACGGCGATCAGCACCGCATTGAGCAGGTGATGGTCAACCTGATCGGTAATGCGCTCAAATATTCGCCGGACGCAGATCAGGTTATCGTACGTTGCGCGCAGGAAAACCAAAACCTCATCGTTTCTGTAGAGGATTTCGGGATAGGTATCCCTGAAGAACACCTCAAAGGCCTGTTTGACCGGTTCTACCGTGTCGATAATTCATCCGCAAGATATCAAGGCCTTGGCCTGGGTTTATTCATCGCGGCGGAGATCGTGAAGCGCCATGGCGGCAGTTTTTGGATCGAAAGCATCCCTGATAAGGGTTCAACTTTTTTCTTTTTACTGCCGTTAAGCGGGCAGCAACAGTTTTCAGACCTCTCGACAGATCAGCAAAGCTACTATGAAGGTAGTTTTATCTCCATCCGCTACCAGCCCGACGGCCACTTTATGGATGTGGACTGGAAAGGCTACCAGAACTATGACTCCGTGGTAAAAGGCTGCGAGACCATGCTCGATCTGATGAAAAAAAATCACTGCTCGCTGGTATTAAATAATAACAGTTCTGTCAAAGGTAACTGGTCTGAAGCGTCGGACTGGGGTGCAGAAGTTTGGTTCCCGGCGATGGCAAAAGCCGGCCTGAAGAAATTCGCCTGGATTTATTCACCCAGTACTTTTAGTCGGATTGCGGCAGGAAAGAGCCTGCCTTCCGAATATGACACCGTAAAAGTCGCTTTTTTTGATGATAAGGAAACGGCTGTGCAATGGCTGTTAACCCGATAG
- a CDS encoding SDR family oxidoreductase: MAKTPAKQNRQPGIEAKMDPAPEYIKSSYAGSGKLQDKVALITGGDSGIGRAVSVHFAREGADIAIVYLDEDIDAEETKRLIEAEGRKCLLIKGDVKKAAFCKKAVAQTVSKLGKLNILINNAGMQFPQKDPRKIDEKQLEDTFRTNIFAYFHFANEALEHLGEGDCIINTTSVTAYRSSPNLIDYSSTKGAITSFTRSLATNLTDKKIRVNAVAPGPVWTPLIVATFDEEKIKSFGSETAMKRAGQPSELGPAYVFLASDDASFITGQVIHVNGGEVVNG, translated from the coding sequence ATGGCCAAGACACCTGCAAAACAAAACCGGCAGCCGGGCATCGAAGCGAAGATGGACCCGGCGCCGGAATATATCAAAAGCAGCTATGCCGGTTCGGGCAAGCTGCAGGATAAGGTTGCCCTGATCACGGGCGGTGATTCGGGGATAGGCCGCGCGGTCAGCGTGCATTTCGCCCGCGAGGGTGCGGATATAGCTATCGTATATTTAGATGAAGATATTGACGCGGAAGAAACCAAAAGATTGATCGAAGCGGAGGGCCGTAAATGCCTGCTTATCAAAGGCGATGTAAAAAAGGCCGCCTTTTGCAAAAAAGCGGTGGCACAGACGGTCAGTAAACTAGGGAAACTGAATATCCTGATCAACAATGCCGGCATGCAGTTCCCGCAAAAAGACCCCAGGAAGATCGATGAAAAGCAACTGGAGGATACTTTCCGTACCAACATCTTCGCTTATTTCCACTTTGCCAACGAGGCACTGGAGCACCTGGGGGAAGGCGATTGCATCATCAATACGACCTCGGTTACGGCCTACCGTTCCTCACCCAACCTGATCGATTATTCCTCGACCAAGGGCGCGATCACGAGCTTTACCCGTTCTCTGGCTACCAATTTGACCGACAAAAAGATCAGGGTAAACGCAGTCGCGCCGGGTCCGGTCTGGACGCCACTCATCGTGGCGACGTTTGATGAGGAAAAGATCAAATCGTTTGGCAGCGAGACGGCCATGAAACGTGCCGGTCAACCTTCGGAACTGGGTCCGGCTTACGTATTCCTGGCGTCGGATGACGCTTCCTTTATTACGGGGCAAGTGATCCATGTCAACGGCGGGGAGGTCGTCAACGGTTAA
- a CDS encoding DUF6496 domain-containing protein encodes MAKYSEKAQDKVHKALHEEKEGTLESGRSGKKVTSKKQAIAIGLSEARKEGAKVPKKKD; translated from the coding sequence ATGGCTAAGTACTCAGAAAAAGCACAGGACAAGGTCCACAAGGCTTTACACGAAGAAAAAGAAGGCACGCTGGAAAGCGGCCGCAGCGGTAAAAAAGTAACCAGTAAAAAACAGGCGATCGCCATCGGGTTATCCGAAGCCCGGAAGGAAGGCGCCAAAGTCCCTAAAAAGAAAGATTAA
- a CDS encoding PAS domain-containing protein: MSFWFDKVYPEDRDRVHDSVYDAINDHANNWSPEYRFLKSDGNYAYISTGALSWKMNSGHLTVLLVDYRYYQPKGY, from the coding sequence ATCAGCTTCTGGTTTGACAAAGTTTATCCGGAAGATCGCGACCGCGTACACGATAGTGTTTACGACGCAATAAATGACCATGCAAATAACTGGTCTCCTGAATACCGTTTTTTGAAGTCAGATGGTAATTATGCCTATATCTCGACCGGGGCATTATCCTGGAAGATGAATTCAGGACACCTTACCGTCTTGTTGGTCGATTATCGATATTATCAGCCAAAAGGCTATTGA
- a CDS encoding DUF4142 domain-containing protein, whose amino-acid sequence MRKLCLFALLGLGAMAKAQIPQPDPDTTAKHFLIVASIKNLQEVSSGQLAGQKAMNPEVKMFGQMMVKDHGDTEQKLLTLAKSRGIALPAVATSGIKPDLMLEHAGAKFDQLYVHGMVSGHRNTVDVFENYATTGKDPAVKAFAQQMLPVLKHHLMEIEAIDQKLK is encoded by the coding sequence ATGAGAAAGTTATGTTTATTCGCTCTGCTGGGCCTTGGCGCAATGGCTAAGGCCCAGATCCCGCAGCCGGACCCGGATACCACGGCCAAACATTTTCTGATCGTGGCCAGTATCAAGAATTTGCAGGAAGTCAGTTCAGGTCAGTTGGCTGGGCAGAAAGCTATGAATCCTGAGGTCAAAATGTTCGGCCAGATGATGGTCAAGGATCATGGGGACACAGAACAAAAGTTATTGACTTTGGCTAAAAGCCGCGGAATCGCCTTGCCGGCAGTCGCGACCAGCGGCATCAAGCCCGACCTGATGCTGGAACACGCCGGTGCAAAATTTGATCAGCTCTATGTGCATGGTATGGTCAGTGGTCATCGGAACACGGTGGATGTTTTCGAGAATTATGCGACCACGGGCAAGGATCCGGCAGTCAAAGCATTTGCACAGCAGATGCTGCCGGTGCTGAAGCATCACCTTATGGAGATCGAGGCTATCGATCAAAAGCTGAAATAA
- a CDS encoding SDR family NAD(P)-dependent oxidoreductase, whose protein sequence is MENQRKTALITGGTSGIGKELAKLFAKDNYNLIIVARDQAELDSTKNELQSFGITVKTIAKDLSDMEQAKVLCSEVTEQVDVLVNDAGQGVYGLFKDNELEKELGIIHLNICATVILTKHFVRQMAGRGEGKILNLGSVAGKLPGPWQAVYHATKAFVLSFNTAIREELKDSGITFTALMPGATDTDFFNKAGMLDSKIVQDKEGLADAAEVAKEGYEALMAGKDRVIAGWKNSLEVHAANLMPDSAVAHTMYEQQKPVNQQ, encoded by the coding sequence ATGGAAAATCAACGAAAAACCGCTTTGATCACCGGCGGAACGAGCGGGATCGGCAAAGAGCTGGCGAAACTTTTCGCTAAAGACAACTATAATTTGATCATCGTGGCGCGGGACCAGGCCGAACTGGACAGCACCAAAAATGAATTGCAAAGTTTTGGTATTACGGTCAAAACGATTGCGAAAGACTTGTCCGACATGGAACAGGCCAAGGTGCTTTGCAGTGAAGTGACCGAACAGGTAGATGTGCTTGTGAATGATGCGGGCCAGGGTGTCTATGGTTTATTTAAGGACAATGAGCTGGAAAAAGAGCTGGGCATTATTCACCTGAATATCTGCGCCACAGTAATCCTGACCAAACATTTCGTAAGACAGATGGCCGGGCGAGGCGAAGGTAAGATCCTGAACCTCGGTTCGGTAGCCGGCAAACTGCCGGGTCCCTGGCAGGCAGTTTACCACGCAACTAAAGCCTTTGTACTTTCCTTTAATACCGCTATCCGCGAGGAACTCAAAGACTCCGGTATTACTTTCACCGCACTGATGCCGGGCGCGACCGATACGGATTTCTTTAACAAAGCAGGAATGTTGGACAGCAAGATCGTGCAGGATAAAGAAGGTTTAGCCGATGCTGCCGAAGTGGCCAAAGAGGGCTACGAAGCCCTAATGGCAGGCAAAGACCGGGTGATCGCTGGCTGGAAGAACAGTTTAGAGGTTCACGCCGCTAATCTGATGCCGGACAGCGCGGTCGCACACACGATGTATGAACAGCAAAAACCAGTAAACCAACAATAA